In Streptomyces sannanensis, the DNA window AGATGGGGCAGATGGGCCTGTTCGGGCTGCCCTTCCCCGAGGAGTACGGCGGCATGGGCGGCGACTATCTCGCCCTCGGCATCGCCCTGGAGGAGCTCGCCCGGGTCGACTCGTCCGTCGCGATCACCCTCGAGGCGGGGGTCTCGCTCGGCGCGATGCCCGTCTACCGCTTCGGCACCGAGGAGCAGAAGCGGGAGTGGCTGCCCAAGCTCTGCTCGGGCGAAATACTCGGCGCGTTCGGCCTGACCGAGCCGGACTGCGGTTCGGACGCGGGCGGCACGAAGACCACGGCCGTGCGGGACGGCGACGAGTGGGTGATCAATGGCACCAAGTGCTTCATCACCAACTCCGGTACGGACATCACGGGCCTGGTCACGGTCACCGCGGTCACCGGCCGCAAGGCGGACGGCTCGCCGCTGATCTCCTCGATCATCGTGCCGTCCGGCACCCCCGGCTTCACGGTCGCGGCGCCCTACTCCAAAGTGGGCTGGAACGCCTCGGACACCCGCGAGCTGTCGTTCCAGGACGTGCGTGTGCCGGCCGCCAATCTGCTGGGCGAGGAGGGCCGTGGGTACGCGCAGTTCCTGCGGATCCTCGACGAGGGCCGTATCGCCATCTCCGCACTCGCCACGGGCCTCGCCCAGGGCTGCGTCGACGAGTCCGTGGCGTACGCGAAGACGCGCCACGCCTTCGGCCGGCCGATCGGCGACAACCAGGCCATCCAGTTCAAGCTGGCGGACATGGAGCTGCGGGCCCATATGTCCCGTGTCGCCTGGCGGGACGCGGCGTCCCGGCTGGTCCACGGGGAGCCGTTCAAGAAGGAGGCGGCGCTCGCCAAGCTCTACACCTCGACGGTCGCGGTGGACAACGCCCGTGACGCCACGCAGATCCACGGCGGCTACGGCTTCATGAACGAGTAC includes these proteins:
- a CDS encoding acyl-CoA dehydrogenase family protein; amino-acid sequence: MSLDHRLSEEHEELRRTVEEFAHDVVAPKIGDYYERHEFPYEIVRQMGQMGLFGLPFPEEYGGMGGDYLALGIALEELARVDSSVAITLEAGVSLGAMPVYRFGTEEQKREWLPKLCSGEILGAFGLTEPDCGSDAGGTKTTAVRDGDEWVINGTKCFITNSGTDITGLVTVTAVTGRKADGSPLISSIIVPSGTPGFTVAAPYSKVGWNASDTRELSFQDVRVPAANLLGEEGRGYAQFLRILDEGRIAISALATGLAQGCVDESVAYAKTRHAFGRPIGDNQAIQFKLADMELRAHMSRVAWRDAASRLVHGEPFKKEAALAKLYTSTVAVDNARDATQIHGGYGFMNEYPVARMWRDSKILEIGEGTSEVQRMLIARELGLTG